A region from the Candidatus Methylomirabilota bacterium genome encodes:
- a CDS encoding DUF3800 domain-containing protein, with amino-acid sequence MSRAPLESSWPKGAPWNLDRPGAFGHWLVWMMHPRGEEKLAAVVRILEAYCDESGIHRGAAYCVVVGFIASSREWQLFEERWQSATGGTVFHGKRFFARDEQGHRIKPYAGWTDEQAQEYLDKILDVVTGSRIQPIGTVIDVQAFNRLPEVERRYLTGASFLQPSGKLSFPGAPAKPYFVGFIECLALGLLSIRRPGFKLHFIFDRQDQFAPYATRYFQKALRHGLPPIRRQLGDLAFKSKVGVGGLQAADLLAHACYRRTETEGRDALLDYVTGRLEPIARERIVLFDETTMRVRIKTAPEELRRRWR; translated from the coding sequence ATGAGCCGGGCGCCGCTCGAATCATCCTGGCCGAAGGGGGCACCCTGGAACTTGGACCGACCCGGTGCTTTCGGACACTGGCTTGTATGGATGATGCACCCGCGTGGTGAGGAGAAGTTGGCTGCCGTAGTAAGAATCCTCGAAGCCTACTGCGATGAGAGCGGGATTCATCGCGGGGCTGCGTACTGTGTTGTTGTCGGCTTCATAGCGAGCTCTAGAGAGTGGCAACTCTTTGAAGAACGTTGGCAATCGGCGACCGGCGGGACCGTTTTCCATGGGAAGCGGTTCTTTGCTCGCGATGAACAAGGACACCGCATCAAGCCTTACGCGGGATGGACTGACGAGCAAGCCCAAGAGTACCTCGACAAGATCTTGGATGTTGTTACCGGCAGCCGCATTCAACCAATTGGGACTGTGATTGATGTTCAAGCGTTCAACCGCCTACCCGAGGTCGAGCGCAGATATCTGACCGGCGCCTCATTTTTGCAGCCATCCGGCAAGTTGTCATTTCCTGGCGCGCCAGCCAAGCCCTACTTCGTTGGCTTTATCGAGTGCCTCGCGCTTGGGCTGCTGAGCATTCGGAGGCCAGGATTTAAGTTGCATTTCATATTTGACCGACAAGACCAGTTTGCGCCGTATGCGACGAGGTATTTTCAGAAAGCATTACGCCATGGGCTGCCGCCCATCCGTCGCCAACTAGGAGACCTAGCATTCAAAAGCAAGGTGGGGGTTGGTGGTTTACAGGCGGCGGATCTGTTGGCCCATGCTTGTTACCGAAGAACCGAAACCGAGGGCAGAGATGCTTTACTCGACTATGTCACGGGTCGCTTGGAGCCTATAGCTCGCGAGCGCATTGTGCTGTTTGACGAAACCACGATGAGAGTGCGGATCAAGACTGCACCGGAAGAGCTGCGCCGACGGTGGCGCTAA
- a CDS encoding ABC transporter ATP-binding protein: MLEVAGLQVTHGDVQALWGVDFVVPAGRIVTLLGANGAGKTTTLRAISGLIRPREGRIRFDGRDVTALAPHAIVALGIGHIPEGRRLWPGMSVRENLELGAFPARARAGLAESLERVFTLFPRLRERPGQLAGTLSGGEQQMLAIGRALMARPRLLMLDEPSLGLAPLVVTELFQAIVTVNREGLTVLLVEQNVHQALRIAHHGYVLETGRIVTAGSARQLLEDPYIKEAYLGL; this comes from the coding sequence ATGCTCGAGGTCGCCGGTCTCCAGGTGACCCACGGGGACGTCCAGGCGCTCTGGGGCGTCGACTTCGTCGTGCCGGCCGGCCGCATCGTGACGCTGCTCGGCGCCAACGGCGCCGGCAAGACCACGACCCTCCGGGCCATCTCAGGGCTCATCCGGCCCCGGGAGGGCCGCATCCGCTTCGACGGCCGGGACGTGACGGCGCTCGCGCCCCACGCCATCGTGGCGCTCGGCATCGGTCACATTCCCGAGGGCCGGCGGCTCTGGCCCGGGATGAGCGTACGGGAAAATCTCGAGCTCGGGGCCTTCCCCGCGCGGGCCCGTGCGGGCCTCGCCGAAAGTCTGGAGCGGGTGTTCACGCTCTTCCCCCGCCTCCGCGAGCGGCCCGGACAGCTCGCCGGCACGCTCTCCGGCGGAGAGCAGCAGATGCTGGCGATCGGGCGCGCGCTGATGGCGCGGCCGCGGCTCCTCATGCTGGACGAGCCGTCCCTCGGCCTGGCGCCGCTCGTCGTCACCGAGCTGTTCCAGGCCATCGTCACCGTGAACCGGGAAGGCCTGACGGTGCTGCTCGTCGAACAGAATGTCCACCAGGCCCTCCGGATCGCCCACCACGGCTACGTCCTGGAGACGGGGCGCATCGTCACGGCGGGTTCGGCTCGACAGTTGCTCGAAGATCCCTACATCAAGGAGGCCTATCTCGGACTCTAG
- a CDS encoding electron transfer flavoprotein subunit beta/FixA family protein, which yields MKVLVLIKQVPDTATQVKVSADPRRIDTTGITWIVSPYDEFAIEEALRIKEKRGQGEVVTVTLGPDRAKEALRSCLAMGADRGIHVNDPAFEGADTLLAARVLAAVITREQPQLVLTGRQAIDDDMGAVGAQVAELLGWPCLSWIMEEAIADDGSKVRAGRQVEGGLELFDLPLPCLLTAQKGINEPRYPTLKGIMGAKKKEIKELKAADLGLGEVAPELEVVTLEALPPRPPGRILTGDPKDMARELVRALREDIKVV from the coding sequence ATGAAGGTGCTCGTCCTGATCAAGCAGGTGCCGGATACCGCCACCCAGGTCAAGGTCAGCGCCGACCCGCGCCGCATCGACACGACGGGCATCACGTGGATCGTCTCTCCCTACGACGAGTTCGCCATCGAAGAGGCGCTGCGGATCAAGGAGAAGCGCGGGCAGGGAGAGGTGGTCACGGTCACACTCGGCCCCGATCGGGCCAAGGAGGCGCTGCGCTCCTGCCTGGCCATGGGGGCGGACCGCGGCATCCACGTCAACGATCCCGCGTTCGAAGGCGCCGATACCCTCCTGGCGGCTCGCGTGCTCGCCGCCGTGATCACGCGCGAGCAGCCCCAGCTGGTCCTGACGGGCCGGCAGGCGATCGACGACGACATGGGGGCGGTCGGCGCGCAGGTGGCCGAGCTCCTGGGCTGGCCGTGTCTGTCGTGGATCATGGAGGAGGCGATCGCCGACGACGGGTCGAAGGTGCGCGCCGGCCGTCAGGTCGAGGGCGGGCTCGAGCTCTTCGACCTCCCGCTGCCGTGTCTCCTCACCGCTCAGAAGGGGATCAACGAGCCGCGCTACCCGACCCTGAAGGGGATCATGGGCGCCAAGAAGAAGGAGATCAAGGAGCTCAAGGCCGCCGACCTCGGGCTCGGGGAGGTCGCCCCGGAGCTGGAGGTCGTCACGCTCGAGGCGCTGCCACCCCGCCCGCCAGGGCGCATCCTGACGGGAGACCCCAAGGACATGGCCCGCGAGCTCGTGCGCGCGCTCCGGGAAGACATCAAGGTCGTCTAG
- a CDS encoding electron transfer flavoprotein subunit alpha/FixB family protein, translating to MAGAFWCLVEDDRQGRPKKVTAEVLGEAGRRAKELGAGVEAVWLTDQAAEDGLRQLAAWGAARVWLWEDAALAPYRGEVWAPVVAELAGKEAPRAIWGAVTSRQREFVARLAARLGVGLAADCVGFGLTDGQLVATRPVYAGKLLSKVRWKRTPWLATLRPNVFRVAEADESRTPAVERPALSVPQGGSTFVERREEAQTGLPELTEAEIVVSGGRGLKGPENFVLLEELAQVLGAAVGASRAAVDAGWRPHRFQVGQTGRTISPKLYIGCGISGAIQHLAGMRTSKVICAVNKDPEAPIFKIADFGLVGDLFEVVPLLREEFKKLKEKG from the coding sequence ATGGCTGGCGCATTCTGGTGCCTGGTCGAGGATGACCGGCAGGGCCGCCCGAAGAAGGTGACGGCGGAGGTGCTCGGAGAAGCGGGCCGCCGGGCCAAGGAGCTGGGGGCCGGGGTCGAGGCCGTCTGGCTGACCGACCAGGCGGCGGAAGACGGGCTCCGGCAGCTCGCGGCCTGGGGTGCTGCGCGCGTCTGGCTCTGGGAGGATGCGGCTCTGGCCCCCTACCGGGGCGAGGTCTGGGCGCCGGTGGTCGCCGAGCTGGCCGGAAAGGAGGCGCCGCGGGCGATCTGGGGGGCGGTGACGAGCCGGCAGCGGGAGTTCGTGGCGCGGCTGGCGGCCCGGCTCGGGGTGGGGCTGGCGGCCGACTGCGTGGGCTTCGGCCTGACCGACGGCCAGCTGGTCGCGACCCGTCCCGTGTACGCCGGCAAGCTCCTGTCGAAGGTGCGCTGGAAGCGGACGCCGTGGCTCGCGACCTTGCGGCCCAACGTGTTCCGGGTCGCCGAGGCGGACGAGAGCCGAACGCCCGCGGTCGAGCGTCCGGCGCTCAGCGTGCCCCAGGGCGGCAGCACCTTCGTGGAGCGGCGCGAGGAAGCCCAGACGGGCCTGCCCGAGCTGACCGAGGCCGAGATCGTCGTCTCCGGCGGCCGAGGGCTCAAGGGCCCGGAGAACTTCGTCCTCCTCGAGGAGCTGGCCCAGGTCCTCGGCGCGGCGGTGGGGGCGTCCCGCGCGGCCGTGGACGCCGGATGGCGGCCGCACCGGTTCCAGGTGGGGCAGACGGGGCGCACGATCTCGCCCAAGCTCTACATCGGCTGCGGGATCTCGGGGGCGATCCAGCACCTGGCGGGAATGCGCACCTCCAAGGTGATCTGCGCCGTCAACAAGGACCCCGAGGCGCCGATCTTCAAGATCGCCGACTTCGGCCTGGTCGGCGACCTCTTCGAGGTCGTCCCCTTGCTCCGAGAGGAATTCAAGAAGCTCAAAGAGAAGGGGTAG
- a CDS encoding acyl-CoA dehydrogenase, producing MKLELTEEQEMIQTLARDFAEQEVKPVASECDRAARFPHATVKRMGELGLMGIAIPESRGGSGADTTSYVLALEEVAVACASHAVVMSVNNSLVCDPIHRHGSPEQHERFLAPLASGKGLGCFALTEPQAGSDATNQATLARRDGDHYVLGGRKIFVTNGRESTVALVFAQTDQAKAHHGISAFLVEKGTPGFLVPKVEDKLGLRASDTAEFVFEECRVAAANRLGAEGEGFRIAMKALDGGRIGIAAQAVGIARAALEASVAYAKERKSFGVAIGQHQMIQWMLADMATAVDAARLLTWRAATLKDQDKPFGTASSMAKLFASEMAMRVTTDAVQVHGGYGYIKEYPVERFFRDAKITQIYEGTSQIQRLVIARSVLGPK from the coding sequence ATGAAGCTAGAGCTGACCGAAGAGCAAGAGATGATCCAGACGCTCGCGCGAGACTTCGCCGAGCAAGAGGTGAAGCCTGTCGCCTCCGAGTGCGATCGAGCGGCCCGGTTTCCCCACGCCACCGTCAAGCGGATGGGCGAGCTCGGCCTCATGGGCATCGCCATTCCCGAATCCCGGGGCGGCAGCGGGGCCGACACGACCTCCTACGTCCTCGCCCTCGAGGAAGTGGCCGTCGCCTGCGCCTCCCACGCGGTCGTGATGTCGGTCAACAACTCGCTGGTGTGCGACCCGATCCACCGGCACGGCAGTCCCGAGCAGCACGAGCGCTTCCTGGCCCCGCTCGCCTCCGGCAAGGGCCTGGGCTGCTTCGCCCTGACGGAGCCCCAGGCCGGCTCCGATGCCACCAACCAGGCCACCCTGGCCCGCCGGGACGGCGACCATTACGTGCTCGGCGGCCGCAAGATCTTCGTCACCAACGGCCGGGAGTCCACCGTGGCTCTCGTGTTCGCCCAGACCGACCAGGCCAAGGCCCATCACGGCATCTCGGCATTCCTCGTCGAGAAGGGCACACCCGGCTTCCTGGTCCCGAAGGTCGAGGACAAGCTCGGGTTGCGAGCCTCCGACACCGCCGAGTTCGTCTTCGAGGAGTGCCGGGTCGCGGCCGCCAATCGGCTCGGCGCCGAGGGGGAGGGGTTCCGGATCGCCATGAAGGCCCTCGACGGCGGTCGGATCGGGATCGCCGCCCAGGCCGTCGGCATCGCTCGGGCCGCGCTCGAAGCCTCGGTGGCCTACGCGAAAGAGCGGAAGTCGTTCGGGGTGGCGATCGGCCAGCACCAGATGATCCAGTGGATGCTGGCCGACATGGCCACGGCGGTGGACGCCGCGCGGCTCCTGACCTGGCGGGCGGCGACGCTCAAGGACCAGGACAAGCCCTTCGGGACCGCTTCGTCGATGGCCAAGCTCTTCGCCTCCGAGATGGCCATGCGGGTGACCACCGACGCCGTGCAGGTCCACGGCGGCTACGGCTACATCAAGGAGTACCCGGTGGAGCGGTTCTTCCGGGACGCCAAGATCACCCAGATCTACGAAGGCACGTCCCAGATCCAGCGGCTGGTGATCGCCCGGTCCGTGCTGGGGCCCAAGTGA
- a CDS encoding methylmalonyl-CoA mutase family protein, protein MENASPRSGDDKARWERETAAPFIAKAPERKPDFETMAGLPVERLYTPADLGEWRYEERLGFPGEFPFTRGVYPTMYRGRPWTMRMFAGFGRPEDTNRRFKYLLEQGQTGLSTAFDMPSLMGYDADHPRARGEVGREGVSVSTLEDMERLFEGIPLDRVTTSMTINCTASIVLAMYLAVAEKQGVPWTKVDGTIQNDMLKEFSAQKEWICPPEPAVRIVVDMIEFCMNDVPKFHPVSISGYHIREAGATAVQELAFTLADGIGYVEACVKRGLDPNRFGPQLSFFFDIHSDFFEEIAKLRAARRLWAAIMKERFGATDPRAMLLRTHTQTAGVSLTAQQPLNNIARVAIQALAAVLGGAQSLHTNSYDETWALPTEEAVTVALRTQQIIAEETGVTHTVDPLGGSYFVEALTDRMEAEAWRLIRRIDELGGMIRALEVGFPQQEIADSGYRTQLQEDAGQRVVVGVNRYVQAEEKPIHYLRIDEQLEREQMERLRAVRARRNPGEVQRHLRRLADACRDRTNLMPALVEAVKAYVSLGEISDVYRQALGRYQEPIIF, encoded by the coding sequence ATGGAGAACGCCAGCCCACGATCCGGCGACGACAAGGCGCGGTGGGAGCGCGAGACGGCGGCGCCCTTCATCGCGAAGGCGCCGGAGCGGAAGCCCGACTTCGAGACCATGGCCGGGCTTCCGGTCGAGCGGCTCTACACGCCGGCCGATCTCGGCGAGTGGCGGTACGAGGAGCGTCTCGGGTTCCCCGGCGAGTTCCCCTTCACCCGGGGCGTCTACCCGACCATGTACCGCGGGCGGCCCTGGACCATGCGGATGTTCGCCGGGTTCGGGCGCCCCGAGGACACGAACCGGCGCTTCAAGTACCTCCTCGAGCAGGGGCAGACGGGCCTCTCGACCGCGTTCGACATGCCGAGCCTCATGGGATACGACGCCGATCACCCCCGGGCGCGGGGCGAGGTGGGGCGGGAAGGCGTGTCGGTCTCCACGCTGGAGGACATGGAGCGACTCTTCGAGGGAATCCCGCTGGATCGCGTGACCACCTCGATGACGATCAACTGCACGGCGTCGATCGTGCTCGCCATGTACCTGGCGGTGGCCGAGAAGCAGGGGGTGCCCTGGACGAAGGTGGACGGCACCATCCAGAACGACATGCTGAAGGAGTTCAGCGCCCAGAAGGAATGGATCTGCCCGCCCGAGCCCGCGGTCCGGATCGTGGTGGACATGATCGAGTTCTGCATGAACGACGTGCCGAAGTTCCATCCCGTCTCGATCTCCGGCTACCACATCCGGGAGGCGGGGGCCACCGCGGTGCAGGAGCTGGCCTTCACCCTGGCCGACGGCATCGGCTACGTCGAGGCATGCGTCAAGCGGGGGCTCGACCCGAACCGCTTCGGGCCCCAGCTGTCGTTCTTCTTCGACATCCACTCGGACTTCTTCGAGGAGATCGCCAAGCTGCGGGCGGCGCGCCGCCTGTGGGCCGCGATCATGAAGGAGCGCTTCGGCGCCACCGACCCCCGAGCGATGCTCCTGCGCACCCATACCCAGACCGCGGGCGTCTCCCTCACCGCCCAGCAGCCGCTCAACAACATCGCGCGGGTGGCCATCCAGGCCCTGGCCGCCGTGCTGGGGGGCGCCCAGTCGCTGCACACGAATTCCTACGACGAGACCTGGGCCCTGCCCACCGAGGAAGCGGTCACGGTGGCGCTCCGGACGCAGCAGATCATCGCCGAGGAGACCGGGGTCACCCACACGGTGGATCCCCTCGGGGGCTCGTACTTCGTGGAGGCCCTCACCGACCGGATGGAGGCCGAGGCCTGGCGGCTGATCCGGCGGATCGACGAGCTGGGCGGGATGATCCGGGCGCTGGAGGTCGGCTTCCCCCAGCAGGAGATCGCGGACTCGGGCTACCGGACCCAGCTCCAGGAGGACGCCGGCCAGCGGGTCGTGGTCGGCGTGAACCGGTACGTCCAGGCCGAGGAGAAGCCGATCCACTACCTCCGCATCGACGAGCAGCTCGAGCGCGAGCAGATGGAGCGCCTGCGGGCCGTCAGGGCGCGGCGGAACCCGGGCGAGGTCCAGCGGCACCTGCGGCGCCTGGCCGACGCCTGCCGCGATCGGACGAACCTCATGCCGGCGCTGGTCGAGGCGGTGAAGGCGTACGTCTCGCTGGGGGAGATCTCGGACGTCTACCGCCAGGCGCTGGGGCGGTACCAGGAGCCCATCATCTTCTGA
- a CDS encoding HIT family protein codes for MSSDCVFCKIRDGQIPSTRVYEDERTLAFMDINPVNEGHCLVVTRAHAATLFEAAEADLQAAIATARRVALAIRQALHPDGLNLLQANGAAAFQSVPHFHLHLIPRWANDGKGFDWKLVPGDRGRIQAVADKIRGALGA; via the coding sequence ATGAGCAGCGACTGCGTCTTCTGCAAGATTCGGGACGGGCAGATCCCGTCGACCAGGGTCTACGAGGACGAGCGGACGCTCGCCTTCATGGACATCAACCCGGTCAACGAGGGGCACTGCCTGGTCGTGACGCGGGCCCACGCCGCGACCCTCTTCGAGGCAGCCGAGGCCGACCTCCAGGCGGCCATCGCGACGGCCCGGCGCGTCGCCCTGGCGATCCGGCAGGCACTCCACCCGGACGGCCTCAACCTCCTCCAGGCGAACGGCGCCGCCGCCTTCCAGTCGGTGCCCCACTTCCACCTCCACCTGATCCCGCGCTGGGCGAACGACGGCAAGGGCTTCGACTGGAAGCTCGTCCCCGGCGACCGGGGGCGGATCCAGGCGGTCGCGGACAA